caagcctcatcattattgcttggtacctggtatgagggGGGTTGTAACTGATAACTGGCCGTTTACACATCCCATGCATCTAGCTTtcgaggtcgattagagttaaacattgaAGAACTTTGGTTCACTAGGCCTAGTGACATCAACACAATCAAAGGACTTCGCTGGCTTTCTAAATGGCCGGAGAGCAATTCACTGGGAGCGTGGTTCTTATCATATACTTCATCCCTCCCTACAGTCTGTGATCTGCAGCCAGCGTCTTGATTGGCAgcggcgcccccaaatcttggcgccctaggcggctgcctagtttgcctagtggttgcaccagccctgggcagAAACAAAAGGTGGGGCAAGAGGAAGCAACATTATCCCGTGTGTGCAGGTGTCTCTCCTTGCTGTGGTGAGGAGCTGGGACTCAAGACTATTGCAGCTGCTTCTGCAATGGTGGAAGAAGCAGCCCGGACTTCTCTGTTTTTGCAGTCGGCTGATTGCTGCTGTTGAGCACATGACAGGaaagcacagaggctgcagggagaaagTGCAGAGCAAGTGAAGCAGACCAGCCAGTAAGTAGCAAGCAAACGGTGCTGCGTGGAGaagagatttattaactacagcacTAATTTTACTGAATGTTAAGGGTGGGCCTAGGACAATGGTTCTTAACCTAGGGTACAtccaccccctgggggtgcgagatgccctttctgagGGTGCAAGagatgccagatttttttagaaggtaaatcatcgaaaacacaaatttaGCACaagcacgtaagtacaactactttgtttcatcaaacctacgtatttattaccattatacattttttaacgattactgtaatgtacaaacaaaaatatatctaggtttagggggtgcgagaacatatttttgaGGTTTAAGGGgtgtgagaacatattttgatttttgataagtggtgcgagaacatattttgagaaccaaaggggtgcaggctgcagtaaaggttaagaaccactggcctagggaAACCTGCATATTGGTAtttcgttgttgttgttttcccctCCTGTACTGAttcttttgcaaatattttctgtGTGTTGTACTGTTCCTTCTtgtgaggaggaggaaatggggaTTAGACAGCATTAGTAACTGCTGGTTTTGGTTaaatgctgaaaaaaaaaatcctacttctAGGAGAGAGGCTATTGCATGAAGTCAGGGGAATTTCACACAACCTGTGAACCACTGCATTTAGAGGGTCGTATGAAGCTGTGATGGGGAGCAGGCAAgtgatgttttgttttctttgccttttttgtGGGGAGTTTCTGAGGCTTTCtcttcacaccagtgtaactatgCTGACATtagtggcctgattctccacttccttgTACACTGTACAGTTGTACACATCTGTTCAGAgtaagtgtaaaatgctaccaaattagAATTCTTAACTCTCCCACTGGTCCAAGATGCAAGGCAGTGGGAAGTAATTGCCAGTGGAATTGCTCTGATGTAAAGGagcacagaatcaggccccttgctCTGTCTCTCCTTGCTGCGGTGAGGAGCTGAGACTCAAGGCTATTGCAGCTGCTTCTGCAATGGTGGAAAAAGCAGCCTGGACTTCTCTGTTTTGCAGTCGGCTGATTGCTGCTGTTGAGCACATGACAGGAAAGCACAGAGGCTGCGGGGAGAAAGTGCAGAGCAAGTGAAGCAGAGCAAATGAAGCAGACCAGCCGGTAAGTAGCAAGCAAACGGTGCTGCGTGGAGAACGGTTTTATTAACTACAGTACTCATTTTACTGACTGGAAAGGGCGGGCCTAGGAGAACCTGCATATTGGTATTCCGTACAGTAACTCCTGTACTGATTCTTGTGCAAATATTTTCTGTATGTTGTACTGTTCCTTCTtgtgaggaggaggaaatggggaTTAGACAGCGTTAACTAACTGCTGGTTTTGGTTAAATGCTGAGAAAACATCCTACTTCCAGGAGAGAGGCTATTGCATGAAGTCAGGGGAATTTCACACAACCTGTGAACCACtgcatttagagcaggggtcggcaacctatggcatgcgtgccaaacacggcacgtgagccgattctGAATGGCACGCAGCctgccggtgagaggaggaggggcggagggatcggaaagcgccacgctgggggaagaagcaaggGAGGAGAGAAGtttggctgccacaggaccaagcttctgcctcctgcccccgcaggggagagcagcggggggggggggtccatgccccccgccccactcagcccccccgcccactgctctcccctgcgggggcaggaggcaaaagcttcgtcctgcagcagccaaatttccctcctcccccgctttttccggcccctctgcccctcctcctccctctccctgccgggatggcccttgggagggggagggggaagaacggcaggctgcacacagctccttaaagcaggcagagagaggtagggacgggcctgggggaagggggtggaacacgtcatatcccttccagccccctgccctgagccaaaGAAGACCACTTTGAAAAACAACTCTATCTGAAGACACATCCCTTCATTTAGCCCTTTTGGATATGCTGCCTCTTTAACTTGTCTCTATTCTTTCAAACTAACCctttaaaaaatctttatttttctttaagttcTCTTTCTATTCTTTAATAACATGCCAAATTGGCCTTTAAAATCATCTCTCCTTACTAAACCTAACCAAACAAACTTTCTTTCCTCTTTCCCTCTAAACCTTACCaaagcttttttttaatctttaagctCTCTCACTTTATTCTTTCAACCATTTTCTCTAAACAATCAACCAAATGTATCAAAGCACAAGTACGCAACTTTCCCCCTAgtcaaacataaaaaataatctttttttttttcaaaatggctgaAGACATCAAACCTTGACACCAATGGAaatggggatggagggtgggacataagccctaaatggggcatggaaacctgtcaaaaatacaTGGTGATGAATGCTATTGAGGTATATACTACTCGCAGACCTCCGCCATTCTCTGGGTCTCCGCCTGGGCTTCAGTGTCCCTGGTTCCCACTGTCAGAGCCTCTGGTACTTCCCGGGCTGGAGCCCACAGTGAGCATCCTTCCTCCTGAGTTGTCAGCCCCGACTGAGCTGGTCTGCAGCTACACTTGGAGCATGCCAAGTAGGGTTGAGGGGGTATTGCTTCCTCAGCGCATAAAGTGGTGTTAACCCTTCCCCATGCAGTGCGGGGTGACTGCACCCCATCACAGCAGGGCTGATGCATCCTGTCACAGGGTATGACTATGCTGCATTTTAAAACCAGTGGCAGCGAGTTTCAGAGTCCAAAGTTCATGCTACGTCAAAAACAGCACTGTAAACATTGCGTTTTGGGCGCTCAAACTCACCCCTTCCGTGAATTCCAGAACTCAAGCTCCAGgtcaagcccgaacatctacacggGTGATTTTAGTGCCATAGCACAAGTCTGAGTCTGTTGCGCCATTGCACAAGCCTAAGTCTGTAGATCAGAGCTcagagactcactgctgcagggtttcaaatacagtgtagacatatccagaggGCTCTACAGATGAAAAAAATGAAGGTTCAGAAATGCTTAAATATGCCACTGGAGAATTGTAAGCCTCAGTTGTTGAGGTTTTTTCAGGATATTGAAAAAAGTAAGGTGGCCATATAAGTGTTTAGCCGACTGGGCCATCTTTTTGAAGGTTATTTTATTTTGAGGGTCTTTTTGTCAGTTCTGAACTGTTGGGAAATATTAGTGGAAATATTAGTGGAAGCTTTCATAAATGGGGAGatcatatatatacatacactggGCCATTCTCTACAcgtctcttcttttttttttaattgcagatgGGCTTCTGCTCCATGTAACAGCACAGGCTCAGTAGCTTTAACATAGACCAACACGTGGACCAACACTTCAGACTCCCTCCAAATATTTCGAATTAGAGAAGAAGAAATGAATCTTGCAAACAAGAGTGGAACATCCAGAGACATATATGACTGGGACTATGTTCTGTGGGAAGTTCGTTTGACATTACTAGCAGCTGGTTTTTTTATCTACCTGGGAGTATTTCTTCTAGCTCACTGGCTGTCCTCATGGATCAGTGCCAGTTATCGCGCTTTGCCAGGAAAGGAGAAGGCCTTCTGGAATATGCATATGACACGTGGCGTGTTTGCAGTTCAGAGTTGTGGAGCTGGCTTGTGGGCCTGGTTCATAGATCCAGTTTTTCAAGCTGACCAAGTGTACTCACAGCAAAAGTGGAGCTATTTTCATTGCTTAATAGCCGCTGGCTACTTTTTACTTGACAATGTACTTCTTCATGTGTCTAATATTCTTTTCGGGATGTTTGAGAAGTACTCAGTGGTTCATCATTTATTTGCCTTTGGTGCGATTCTTGTTGTGATAACAAACATAAAGTCTGGACACTATCTAATCCTGACTGGACTGCTACTTGAGATGAGTTCTCCTTCAACCTGCCTCTCCCATGTGCTTTCAAAGGTAATAACTTGGTGTATTTATTATTGGTGATAGAAGTTTCCATTATAAAGCTCACATTGCCTCCTGCTCAAAAAATATCTGCAAAGAAATATTGGCCTCCAAATTAAGAGATTAGTTCTGGGATCAAGGAAGAATTTTTCCTTCCAAACTTGAAGTGAAATGGCCATGGTAATCCTTAATTATAACATGCTAAAATACTTAGATATTAAACATTTTTGCCCATTTTgtagcaaagaaagaaaatggatagatt
This genomic window from Emys orbicularis isolate rEmyOrb1 chromosome 3, rEmyOrb1.hap1, whole genome shotgun sequence contains:
- the LOC135876716 gene encoding protein CLN8-like, whose protein sequence is MNLANKSGTSRDIYDWDYVLWEVRLTLLAAGFFIYLGVFLLAHWLSSWISASYRALPGKEKAFWNMHMTRGVFAVQSCGAGLWAWFIDPVFQADQVYSQQKWSYFHCLIAAGYFLLDNVLLHVSNILFGMFEKYSVVHHLFAFGAILVVITNIKSGHYLILTGLLLEMSSPSTCLSHVLSKIGYDNTRFWKANQWVLIRMCHCRIVLSYHMLWVCISNWNDVVENMGLPYFIVFFMGLSIFTFIINPHWTYETTEKFFRQVDGNSSNTAVKNESSETVQKKMI